The stretch of DNA TCCAACAAGCCCTTCTCTTCCGTATATTAACTTAGAATCCCTATTTAAATTATTTTGAATAATTTCAGCAGCCCTTAAAGCAGTTCCACTTGGAGCATCCTTTTTAAATCTATGGTGCATTTCTACAATTTCAATGTCATAATCCCCAAGTTTTTTTGCCAAAAATTCCAATGTTTTAAAGAATATATTTACACCTATGGCATAATTTTGGGAAATTACTGCTGCAATATTGTTTTTATTAATGTTATCCTCTATTTCTTTTCTCTGTTCTTCTGTAAATCCTGTGGTTCCAATTACTAAATTAACACCATTTGATGAGGCTATTTTAACGGTATTTACGCATGGTGCAGGGGCAGTAAAATCAATCAAAACATCAGGTTTAGTTTCTTTTAAGACATTATCTAAATTATCGGAGGTCTCCAAAGGAACTCCAATGCTTCCCAAACCTATTAATTCACCAACATCTGCTCCTTTTTTGGGATGATTTGGCATATCTATTGCTGCAACTATTTTAAAGTCTTCTGGATTGTTATATAATGTTTTTATTATATTACTTCCCATTCTTCCAAGAGCTCCTGTAATAGCAACTTTTATCATACAATCACCTTCTTTCTAAATTATTATTTCTTAGTCATTTACACTTAGTTTTATTTTTTTAAATTCTTCTATATAATTATCCATTTTATTATTTAAATTATCTGCTATCTCTATGGCTTTATCTATGTTTTCATGTTTATAGTTGTTCAATATATCTTTTATTTCATTAATTCCTAAATTTATTTCTTTTATAAGATTTATAATGTCTAATATTGTTATGTTCCCGCTTTCGTACAATCTTAAAGCTTTTTCAGATATATCATCTATTTTAGCCAATACTTTATCGATTTCAAGGATGATATTATCTAATTTTGAAGAATACTCGTCATTTTTATCAATCAGTATGTTTATCTTTTCAAGTATTTGATTTAGTGTATCTTCAATTTTCGAATTATCCGTATCAGATAGTGTAGAGGATAATTTATCCAATTTCTCATTAACTTCTTTTAAATAATTAAACTGCTCATCAGTATTGGATTTTTCCGTATTATCCTTATTAATAACTGCATATTTTATTCTATCTTGTAATCTATTCACTATTTTTTTTAGATTTTCAGATTTTTTATTAAATTCAATATCCAGATTAGATTCTAAACATTCCTGCTCTATTTCAGGTTTTAATTCTTCATCCTTTTTAATATCATTTGGAGATTCCATAGTATGCCCCTATAAGTGCTTATTAGAATGTTTTTAATTCAATATATTAATATTTTTTGTGTATATACTTATGTGTGTTGAGAGGCATTAAATTATAATTTTACTGCTTTGGATTCTTCTTCCTTTTTAATTTCTTTTCCCTAATTATTGGTATTCTAACAATATTACCACATTCTAAACATTTAATCATTACATTTGGAGGGTTTTCATTACTTTTTATCCTAACCCTAGCATTTTTTCCAAAAACTAAAAACGTTCCACATTTTTTACATATCCTTCTTTTCCATTTTTTTGGAAATGGCATTCTTATTTTCATTGCGATTTTCCTACTTAATTCCACATATCGTCTTGCCCTATTCATTCGGTTTTGTTTAGCTTCTTCTTCTGCAAGATTCATCAATATATCTATCCTTTCAAGTGCTATATTTTTTATTTTTTTAACATTTGTTCTGTGTCTCATAATTTCACAAATAATAATTATAGTAATTATTGTAAATAGGTATAACTTATGCAGCAATAGTTAATCTATAAAGCCATAATATAGCTATAATATTTCATAAGTATAAAATAAATCATGCATTAATAAAATATATAAAACATGTTGAACATATATCAAATAGATAATAAGATTATTAAATATATAAAATGAATATGATGGTGAAATAATGCTTTCAAACTATTTCGTTAGAGATTTAATGAATAGGGGCATATATGAAGTATCTTTAAAGGATAAGGTATCGGATGTAATCAAATTAATGGGTGAAAATAATATTTCATCGGTGGTAGTTTCTGATGATAACAATGTATATTGGGGAATTATAACTGATATAGATATATTAAAACATTATACTGAAAACTTGGATGAATTAAAAGCAGAAGACATCATGATATCCAAATTAATCACAATAAGTCCAACAGCCCCTCTTGAAAAAGCAGCCGCACTTATGGCTGAGAATAATATACATCATTTATATGTGGTCTCTGAGCTCAGGGAAGATAAGATTATTGGAGTGTTAAGTTCAAAGGATATTGTAAAATTGATATCAGAAAAACTGAGCTCCCAATAAATTTCATATAATATTTTTATTAAATTTACTATATTTTAGTCTATTGTTTATTCCATTTAATTATTTTAATTAATAAATCATAAATAATAATCAAAAAATAACATATAAATGATATATTATTTTATAATATTTATTAATTATTTTATTAATTTAAATTTTTGAGATGAAATTATGGGTATGGATATTATTTATGAAACCTACGAAAAAATAAAAAGCATGGAAATAAGAGGGGCTGGACGAATAGGAAGAGCTGCGGCAAAAGCTTTAAGGGATTATGCAAAATCCATAACTGATATAGATGATAATGAATTTAAAAATAAGATGATTGATGCAGGCAATATTTTAAAATCTGCAAGACCTACTGCTGTATCCCTTCCAAATGCTATAAAATATGTTTTAAATGGATTAAATGATAAAAATCCAAAAGAGGCAGTAATAAAAAAGGCAGAAGAGTTTATAATATCCTCATCAAATGCTACAAAAAAAATAGGAGAAATCGGTTCAAATAGAATAAAAGATGGATATAGAATATTAACCCACTGCAATTCAGAGGCTGCCCTGAATGTTATAAAAACAGCCCATAGAAACGGGAAACATATAAAGGTAATTTGCACAGAAACACGCCCAAGAAATCAGGGATATTTAACGGCAAAAGACCTTGCTAATGAAGGAATAGATACTACATTGATAGTTGATAGTGCAGTTAGATATTTTATAAAAGAAGTTGATTTAGTTGTTGTTGGGGCTGATGCCATCACTTCAAATGGGTGTTTGGTCAATAAGATAGGAACATCCCAAATAGCACTTATTGCACATGAAAGAAGAGTTCCATTTTTAACAGCTGCTGAGACTTATAAGTTTCATCCTAAAACCATAGTTGGGGAATTGATAGAGATAGAGGAAAGGAGCTCCGATGAAATACATGTATTTGAAGAGCAATATATAAATAAAATAAAATTAAGAAATCCCGCTTTTGATATTACACCAGCACAATATATTGATGGAATTATTACGGAAATAGGTGTAATACCCCCACAGGGTGCTTGGTATATTATTGAAAAATACTTTGGGGAGTTATTTAACGAATAAAATGATAATATATAATAAAACAGTAAAATAATGATAAATTATGCAATATAATAAAAAATAATAAATTATAATAAAATAATAGAAATAACTAATTAATAATAAAATAATAAAATAATAGGATGATATCTTATAATACTAAATGTAATAATAAATGTAATAATTAAATAAAATTAGAATAAAACTATAAAAACTAAAAAGAGGCATAAATCTTCATTGTATAAATATAATTAAATAAAATTAAAAAATGATAAACATAATTATAATAAATATAATAAATTAAATAGAATAAAATTTTAAGAATAATATAATAATATAGAAATTAGCACAAAATGATAAATAAAAATATTCTTGGTGAAATTGTGAGTAAAGTTAAGGATTTAAGTCTTGCTCCTGATGGAGAATTAAAGATAGAATGGGCTAAACAACACATGCCTGTTTTAAAATTAATAAGAGAAGAATACATAAAAGAAAAACCATTTAAAGGTATTACTATTGGTATGGCACTTCATTTAGAAGCTAAAACCGCGGTATTGGCTGAAACTTTAATGAATGGTGGGGCAGAAATTGCCATTACAGGATGTAACCCATTATCTACTCAGGATGATGTAGCCGCTGCCTGTGCAAAAAAAGGCATGAATGTTTATGCATGGCGAGGAGAAACAAACGAAGAATATTATGAAAATTTAAATAAAGTTTTAGACCATAACCCCGACATTGTTATAG from Methanothermococcus okinawensis IH1 encodes:
- a CDS encoding CBS domain-containing protein: MLSNYFVRDLMNRGIYEVSLKDKVSDVIKLMGENNISSVVVSDDNNVYWGIITDIDILKHYTENLDELKAEDIMISKLITISPTAPLEKAAALMAENNIHHLYVVSELREDKIIGVLSSKDIVKLISEKLSSQ
- the dapB gene encoding 4-hydroxy-tetrahydrodipicolinate reductase is translated as MIKVAITGALGRMGSNIIKTLYNNPEDFKIVAAIDMPNHPKKGADVGELIGLGSIGVPLETSDNLDNVLKETKPDVLIDFTAPAPCVNTVKIASSNGVNLVIGTTGFTEEQRKEIEDNINKNNIAAVISQNYAIGVNIFFKTLEFLAKKLGDYDIEIVEMHHRFKKDAPSGTALRAAEIIQNNLNRDSKLIYGREGLVGERTKEEICIHALRGGDVVGDHTVIFAGDGERLELTHKASSRQAFVNGVVLATKFISQKKEGIYNTFDVLGLNE
- a CDS encoding ribonuclease P protein component 4; the encoded protein is MRHRTNVKKIKNIALERIDILMNLAEEEAKQNRMNRARRYVELSRKIAMKIRMPFPKKWKRRICKKCGTFLVFGKNARVRIKSNENPPNVMIKCLECGNIVRIPIIREKKLKRKKNPKQ
- a CDS encoding ribose 1,5-bisphosphate isomerase; translation: MDIIYETYEKIKSMEIRGAGRIGRAAAKALRDYAKSITDIDDNEFKNKMIDAGNILKSARPTAVSLPNAIKYVLNGLNDKNPKEAVIKKAEEFIISSSNATKKIGEIGSNRIKDGYRILTHCNSEAALNVIKTAHRNGKHIKVICTETRPRNQGYLTAKDLANEGIDTTLIVDSAVRYFIKEVDLVVVGADAITSNGCLVNKIGTSQIALIAHERRVPFLTAAETYKFHPKTIVGELIEIEERSSDEIHVFEEQYINKIKLRNPAFDITPAQYIDGIITEIGVIPPQGAWYIIEKYFGELFNE